The Maridesulfovibrio frigidus DSM 17176 genome has a segment encoding these proteins:
- a CDS encoding metallophosphoesterase — MSLKRVKGNGLFLIGDPHIAATPPGQRLNSYSADILDKIEACFKRAKELGMVPLILGDLFNWPRENSNSLLVELIALFRVYNPAVLVGNHDKYQARFTPDVSMAVLDAANVMHLMNEAGPSFILETPEGDVLVGASPDGFPIPKTFDRGEIECAELQVDGAEFIKVVWVTHHNIAFPEYKKPHYAIKEISGIDWVINGHIHRPGLTIPAGATTWANPGNITRLAFTKYALERKPQATIWTPFCVDLEKWDVPHRDFYEVFPDQEFPLEIEDAEAAESKFLQGLERLAWKRTHEGSGLKQFLEENIDPGEPESKLIWDLYTEVTDANR; from the coding sequence ATGAGTCTTAAACGCGTAAAGGGTAATGGACTTTTTCTGATAGGCGATCCGCATATTGCGGCGACTCCTCCGGGACAGCGCCTTAACAGCTATTCTGCTGATATTTTGGATAAGATCGAAGCTTGTTTTAAACGGGCAAAAGAACTGGGTATGGTTCCGCTTATTCTAGGGGATTTGTTTAACTGGCCTAGAGAAAATTCAAATAGTTTGCTGGTGGAGTTGATTGCTTTATTCAGGGTTTATAATCCCGCTGTATTAGTCGGGAATCACGATAAATATCAGGCGCGTTTCACCCCGGACGTGTCTATGGCTGTTCTTGATGCTGCGAACGTAATGCATTTAATGAACGAAGCGGGACCGTCTTTTATCCTCGAAACACCTGAAGGTGATGTGCTTGTTGGGGCCAGTCCTGATGGATTCCCTATCCCTAAGACTTTTGATCGCGGAGAAATTGAATGTGCAGAGTTGCAGGTAGATGGTGCTGAATTCATTAAAGTCGTGTGGGTAACTCACCACAATATTGCTTTCCCTGAGTATAAAAAGCCGCATTATGCCATTAAAGAAATTTCTGGAATTGACTGGGTTATTAACGGGCATATTCATAGGCCGGGTCTGACCATTCCCGCAGGAGCAACAACTTGGGCAAATCCCGGTAATATAACGCGCCTTGCGTTTACTAAATATGCCCTTGAGCGCAAACCGCAGGCAACGATATGGACCCCTTTCTGTGTCGATTTAGAAAAGTGGGATGTGCCGCATCGTGATTTTTATGAGGTTTTTCCTGATCAGGAATTTCCACTGGAGATCGAAGACGCTGAAGCTGCAGAATCTAAATTTTTGCAGGGTCTTGAAAGACTCGCGTGGAAAAGGACTCATGAAGGATCGGGCTTGAAACAATTTTTGGAAGAGAATATTGATCCGGGTGAGCCGGAAAGCAAATTGATCTGGGATTTATATACGGAGGTGACAGATGCAAACAGGTAA